Proteins encoded together in one Planctopirus ephydatiae window:
- a CDS encoding DUF2294 domain-containing protein, with the protein MPPKTKSMEQQVKDVITRFQLEMSGHAPTKVTVTLDQATLIVTLIDALSPVEVTLSQTETGAAQVQEYHNRLFMCSLPALREELQRVTGVAIQDAAVEFETDNGVVTHTFVNGTVIQLFRLASGIPASKWTGEISSS; encoded by the coding sequence ATGCCCCCAAAAACCAAGTCGATGGAGCAACAAGTCAAGGATGTCATCACCAGGTTTCAATTGGAAATGTCGGGACATGCGCCAACCAAGGTCACAGTCACGCTTGATCAGGCGACGTTAATCGTGACTCTCATCGATGCGTTGTCACCCGTCGAGGTGACATTATCGCAGACTGAAACCGGCGCTGCTCAGGTTCAAGAATACCACAACCGACTCTTCATGTGCTCTCTTCCCGCCTTGAGAGAGGAACTTCAGCGCGTGACAGGCGTAGCGATTCAAGATGCCGCTGTGGAGTTTGAGACCGACAATGGTGTCGTAACTCACACATTTGTTAATGGAACAGTGATTCAACTCTTCCGATTAGCCAGTGGAATTCCAGCCTCCAAATGGACCGGCGAGATCTCTTCGAGTTAG
- a CDS encoding polysaccharide biosynthesis protein — protein MPFRQLIIPPIYIILYGFTYLLAYSLRFDFEVPSEVWGRFLATFPLVIATKSLVNLLTRQWRRKHRYTSLVDVIYVTGDAFFAATLLLAINAFLPSGIVIPRSIVLIDLMLTVLAIAGLRSMIRSYCEVIHPKLHRRLGGMSQLTPRRALIYGADASAVAIFRALKSGNEEYRICGFIDPDGFSQSSIIGEAEVFSGQIDLAKIAKKVRAEMLLIPASTPGRIVRELLVQCDDQHLLAHVIPGVDEIVNGRIRLATREVTISDLLRREPTKLDFESMRSYISRRRVLVTGAAGSIGSELCRQILALNPESLILLDQSEPGIFAMEQEFQTRTTGGTRLVYEIADMRDQPTLEQIFDTYKPQLVFHAAAYKHVPLMEANPQEAIRNNIFGTKALVDAADQFGVDRFVLISTDKAVRPTNIMGSTKLFAEKYLQATAQKSKTEFMTVRFGNVLNSAGSVVPTFRRQILEGGPITVTHPEMVRFFMTIPEAVQLVLQAGAIGQTGGVMILDMGDPVKILDLARDMIYLSGLKYPDDIDIVFTGLRPGEKLYEELFYESEVSAEKIHEKIFMAHRAPISPRLVKEALARLQSAVELSREAAAATLREITAEFVAIDEGTSSEHISQPTRKAA, from the coding sequence ATGCCATTTCGACAACTGATCATTCCACCGATCTACATTATCCTGTACGGATTCACATATCTTCTGGCCTACTCTCTGCGCTTCGATTTCGAAGTTCCCAGTGAGGTCTGGGGGAGATTTCTAGCCACTTTTCCACTGGTGATTGCCACCAAGTCGCTGGTGAATCTATTGACTCGTCAATGGCGCAGGAAGCACCGTTACACCTCGCTCGTTGATGTCATCTACGTCACCGGAGATGCCTTTTTTGCAGCGACATTACTTTTGGCCATCAATGCCTTTCTGCCCTCGGGAATCGTGATTCCGCGATCGATTGTGTTGATTGATCTGATGCTCACAGTTCTGGCAATTGCCGGCCTGCGTTCGATGATTCGCAGCTATTGTGAAGTGATTCATCCCAAGCTCCACCGCAGGCTGGGTGGTATGTCGCAACTGACGCCACGCCGGGCTTTGATCTACGGTGCAGATGCCAGCGCTGTCGCCATTTTCCGCGCACTCAAAAGTGGCAACGAAGAATATCGCATCTGCGGCTTTATCGATCCTGATGGATTCTCTCAGTCGAGCATTATTGGCGAAGCCGAAGTCTTCAGTGGCCAGATTGATCTCGCCAAAATCGCGAAAAAAGTCCGAGCGGAAATGTTGCTCATACCGGCATCGACGCCCGGGCGAATCGTGCGCGAGTTACTCGTTCAATGTGATGACCAACATCTTCTGGCCCATGTGATCCCGGGTGTCGATGAAATCGTCAATGGACGCATTCGGCTGGCGACGCGGGAAGTGACCATCTCCGACCTGTTACGCCGCGAACCGACAAAGCTCGATTTTGAAAGTATGCGGAGTTACATCTCTCGTCGCCGTGTGCTGGTCACGGGGGCTGCGGGAAGTATTGGCTCAGAGCTGTGCCGACAAATTCTGGCTCTGAATCCGGAAAGTCTGATTCTGCTCGATCAATCCGAGCCTGGCATTTTTGCGATGGAACAGGAGTTCCAGACACGCACGACCGGCGGCACTCGACTGGTTTACGAGATCGCCGATATGCGGGATCAACCTACGCTCGAACAGATCTTCGATACCTACAAGCCCCAACTGGTCTTCCATGCAGCGGCATATAAGCATGTTCCTCTTATGGAAGCCAATCCGCAGGAAGCGATCCGTAACAACATCTTCGGCACAAAAGCGCTGGTCGATGCCGCCGATCAATTTGGTGTGGATCGCTTTGTGTTGATCTCGACTGATAAAGCCGTGCGTCCCACCAACATCATGGGTTCCACAAAACTCTTTGCCGAGAAATACCTGCAGGCGACTGCCCAGAAATCCAAAACCGAGTTTATGACGGTTCGCTTCGGGAATGTGCTCAACTCGGCAGGTAGCGTAGTACCGACATTCCGCCGACAGATTCTCGAAGGTGGCCCGATCACTGTGACGCATCCCGAGATGGTGCGGTTCTTCATGACGATTCCTGAAGCCGTTCAACTCGTGCTGCAGGCAGGGGCCATCGGACAAACCGGCGGCGTCATGATTCTGGATATGGGCGACCCGGTGAAAATTCTCGATCTGGCCCGCGATATGATCTATCTTTCCGGGCTCAAGTACCCGGACGATATCGACATTGTCTTTACTGGCCTTAGACCCGGCGAAAAGCTCTACGAAGAACTCTTCTATGAATCCGAAGTCTCGGCCGAGAAGATCCACGAAAAGATTTTCATGGCCCACCGGGCTCCGATTTCACCTCGTCTGGTGAAAGAAGCTCTCGCTCGTCTGCAGTCAGCCGTTGAACTTTCCCGGGAAGCTGCCGCAGCGACTTTGCGTGAGATCACCGCCGAGTTCGTGGCAATTGATGAGGGGACATCTTCCGAGCACATCAGCCAGCCCACTCGCAAAGCGGCTTAA
- a CDS encoding argininosuccinate synthase, which produces MPSCVLAYSGGLDTSVILGWLQDEGYDVHCVYVDVGQPCEDREAILKKAHDCGAKSARIVDAQEEMCRDFAFPVLQWQAKYENIYLLGTSIARPLISKVCLQVCREVGADAYAHGATGKGNDQCRFQLAAEALNPDIKIIAPWRIEKFRKAFPGRTELIAYCEQKGIPVKASAAKPYSSDENCLHISYEAGKLEDPNVCGVDIVDFGMTVSPQAAPDAVESVSIQFEKGIPVGVNGKKLSPLQIVLELNKIAGRNGVGRIDIVENRFVGMKSRGVYEAPAMTVLYHAHQTLEQLTLDRDLVNLRDRLSPEVAQMVYYGFWYVSKMDALLAFIKEAQQPVTGEVVLGLYKGNIINQGRTSPNSLYDEAIASMEGGGSYNQTDAEGFLRIMGLPSRVQARARARKY; this is translated from the coding sequence ATGCCCAGTTGTGTGCTGGCTTATTCGGGTGGATTAGATACATCGGTCATCCTCGGCTGGTTGCAGGATGAAGGTTATGACGTACATTGCGTCTACGTCGATGTGGGGCAACCTTGCGAAGACCGCGAAGCCATTCTGAAGAAGGCTCACGATTGCGGCGCCAAGTCGGCTCGGATTGTCGATGCCCAGGAAGAGATGTGCCGCGATTTTGCCTTCCCCGTCCTCCAGTGGCAGGCCAAATACGAGAACATCTATCTGCTGGGAACCTCCATCGCCCGGCCGCTGATCAGCAAGGTCTGCCTCCAGGTTTGCCGCGAAGTCGGTGCCGATGCCTACGCTCACGGTGCGACCGGCAAGGGGAACGACCAGTGCCGGTTCCAATTGGCTGCGGAAGCACTCAACCCGGATATCAAGATCATCGCTCCCTGGCGAATCGAAAAGTTCCGCAAGGCATTCCCTGGCCGTACCGAGCTGATTGCTTACTGCGAACAAAAGGGGATTCCTGTCAAAGCTTCCGCTGCTAAGCCTTACAGCTCTGACGAGAACTGTCTGCATATCAGTTACGAAGCGGGCAAGCTGGAAGACCCCAACGTTTGCGGCGTCGATATCGTCGATTTCGGCATGACGGTTTCACCGCAAGCCGCCCCCGATGCTGTGGAATCCGTTTCGATTCAGTTCGAGAAAGGGATTCCTGTCGGAGTGAATGGCAAGAAGCTCTCACCACTGCAGATTGTGCTGGAACTCAACAAGATCGCCGGCCGCAATGGTGTGGGCCGAATTGATATTGTCGAAAACCGTTTTGTGGGCATGAAGAGCCGGGGCGTATACGAAGCACCGGCCATGACTGTGCTGTACCACGCTCATCAAACGCTGGAACAACTCACCCTCGACCGCGATCTGGTCAACTTGCGCGATCGGCTCTCGCCCGAAGTTGCTCAGATGGTCTATTACGGCTTCTGGTACGTCTCCAAGATGGATGCCTTGCTCGCATTCATCAAAGAAGCTCAGCAGCCTGTGACAGGTGAAGTGGTGCTGGGCCTCTATAAGGGGAACATCATCAATCAGGGCCGCACCAGCCCGAACAGCCTGTACGACGAAGCGATTGCCAGCATGGAAGGTGGCGGCTCGTACAACCAGACCGATGCCGAAGGCTTCCTGCGAATCATGGGCCTCCCCAGCCGCGTCCAGGCCCGCGCTCGCGCCAGAAAGTATTAA
- the hemP gene encoding hemin uptake protein HemP → MPEPNPSSQLSHQNAAGESLETRTNSTAGAAPAVDSSSLMKGQKELLINHLGEIYRLRITRNGKLILHK, encoded by the coding sequence ATGCCTGAGCCAAACCCATCCTCGCAGCTTAGCCACCAGAATGCAGCGGGCGAGAGTCTCGAAACTCGCACCAACTCGACTGCTGGTGCTGCCCCTGCCGTTGACTCATCCAGTTTGATGAAGGGGCAAAAAGAGCTCCTCATCAATCATCTGGGCGAAATTTACCGCCTCCGAATCACACGAAACGGGAAGCTGATTCTTCACAAGTAG
- a CDS encoding DUF58 domain-containing protein, whose product MLDLSVVERLGTLELQVRAVVDSLAQGRHASSSRGFSIEFAQYREYTPGDDLRYVDWKVFGKSDRLYVKQFDDETSFGCQILIDSSESMAFRSPAVPCSKFEYARLLGASLGLVILQQQDHVKLHVLAESAAQTSGFAGSWPAYRQMLAEIEQVQPEGKGNPGQFLTLLGNQSRRRAVMVIVTDGLSDLPELISGLRQLRYGRHDVLLLQVMDRWERTFPMTGWTQFIGLEEWPDRTTNAPSIRQGYLAEYQSFQQQLNSACHEMKIDFFPISTDMSLDQVLRSVLQRNPELIPQ is encoded by the coding sequence GTGCTCGATCTCTCGGTCGTTGAACGGCTTGGTACGCTCGAACTGCAAGTGCGTGCTGTGGTTGACAGCCTGGCTCAGGGGAGGCATGCGAGTTCCTCGCGCGGATTTTCCATCGAATTCGCCCAGTATCGCGAATATACGCCCGGCGATGATCTGCGGTATGTGGATTGGAAAGTCTTTGGCAAGTCCGACCGGCTGTATGTCAAACAGTTTGATGATGAAACCAGCTTTGGCTGTCAGATTCTGATCGATTCCAGTGAATCGATGGCTTTTCGTTCTCCGGCAGTGCCGTGCAGTAAGTTTGAATATGCTCGGCTCCTGGGTGCTTCGCTGGGATTGGTGATTCTTCAGCAGCAGGATCATGTGAAACTCCATGTGCTGGCTGAGTCTGCCGCACAAACCAGCGGCTTTGCAGGGAGTTGGCCGGCGTATCGCCAGATGCTGGCCGAAATTGAACAGGTTCAACCCGAGGGGAAGGGGAACCCTGGTCAATTCCTCACTTTGCTGGGGAATCAGAGTCGACGTCGAGCCGTCATGGTGATCGTGACCGATGGGTTGAGTGATCTTCCGGAATTGATCTCCGGACTGCGCCAACTGCGCTATGGCCGGCACGATGTCCTCCTGCTGCAAGTGATGGATCGCTGGGAGAGAACCTTTCCGATGACGGGTTGGACGCAGTTTATCGGACTGGAAGAGTGGCCAGATCGCACGACCAATGCGCCATCGATTCGCCAAGGCTATCTGGCGGAGTACCAGTCATTCCAGCAGCAGTTGAACTCGGCTTGCCATGAAATGAAGATCGATTTCTTCCCGATTTCGACCGATATGTCGCTGGATCAGGTGTTGCGATCTGTGTTGCAGAGAAATCCCGAACTTATTCCGCAGTAG
- a CDS encoding DUF3309 family protein, producing MLTTVLIVLLILMMIGAMPTWGYSRNWGAYPSGGIGLIVVILIVLLLMQRI from the coding sequence ATGCTGACAACTGTACTGATTGTATTGCTCATACTCATGATGATCGGTGCGATGCCCACTTGGGGTTATAGTCGCAACTGGGGGGCGTATCCAAGCGGAGGGATTGGGCTCATTGTCGTGATCCTGATCGTTCTGCTTCTGATGCAACGCATCTGA
- a CDS encoding glycosyltransferase family 4 protein, with amino-acid sequence MHTLHFITRLIVGGAQENTVSNVEDQVQLFGDEVTLVTGPGLGPEGSLEERAAKSGARLIVMPELHRAIRPWQDWRAYQELRRLIRTLKPDVIHTHASKAGIIGRQAGFVEGVPVVHTIHGSSFHYGQSTPAYRLYRFLEQRAGRQTAHFISVSDAMTEQYVAAQVAPREKFTTIRSGFDVEPYLSPVKSRTQIRAELGLSESDLVVGKIARLFHLKGHQYLIAAAPEIVRQQPRAKFLLVGDGILREQYQAEIAALGLTDHFVFTGLVPPSQIPELIHAMDVVVHCSEWEGLARVLPQGLLAGKPVISYDIDGASEIVRPGETGYLLPRGDVPGLAKATIELLANPLLCQQYGQRGRELFQDVFRHEYMTQKIREIYAKVAHHAKAIQALQ; translated from the coding sequence ATGCATACATTGCACTTCATCACTCGATTGATTGTCGGCGGTGCGCAGGAGAATACCGTTTCGAACGTCGAGGATCAGGTGCAGCTTTTCGGCGACGAGGTCACACTCGTCACAGGGCCGGGCTTGGGGCCGGAAGGTTCCCTCGAAGAACGGGCGGCGAAATCAGGTGCCCGCTTGATTGTCATGCCCGAACTGCACCGTGCCATTCGCCCCTGGCAGGATTGGCGGGCGTACCAGGAACTCAGGCGGCTCATTCGCACCTTAAAGCCCGACGTGATTCATACCCATGCCTCGAAGGCGGGCATCATCGGCAGGCAGGCAGGGTTTGTGGAAGGTGTCCCTGTCGTGCATACCATTCATGGATCCTCGTTTCATTACGGGCAGTCAACGCCCGCCTATCGTCTTTATCGCTTTCTCGAACAACGGGCAGGCCGACAGACGGCTCACTTTATCAGTGTTTCCGATGCGATGACCGAGCAGTACGTAGCGGCTCAAGTCGCCCCGCGAGAGAAATTCACCACGATCCGCAGCGGCTTCGATGTGGAACCCTATTTGTCACCAGTCAAAAGTCGTACCCAAATCCGCGCTGAACTCGGGCTGAGCGAGAGCGATCTGGTGGTCGGCAAGATCGCCCGGCTGTTCCACCTTAAAGGGCATCAGTACCTCATCGCCGCCGCTCCCGAGATCGTCCGTCAACAACCCCGGGCTAAGTTTTTGCTTGTGGGCGACGGTATTCTCCGCGAGCAGTATCAGGCAGAGATCGCCGCGCTCGGCCTGACGGATCACTTCGTCTTCACCGGCCTTGTGCCACCCAGCCAGATCCCGGAGCTCATCCATGCGATGGACGTCGTGGTCCATTGCAGCGAATGGGAAGGGTTAGCCCGCGTCTTGCCGCAGGGCTTGCTGGCAGGCAAGCCCGTCATCAGCTACGACATCGACGGCGCCAGCGAAATCGTCCGCCCGGGTGAAACTGGCTATCTGTTGCCACGCGGTGATGTGCCAGGGTTGGCCAAAGCGACCATCGAGTTGCTGGCAAATCCGCTCCTTTGTCAGCAATACGGCCAGCGGGGGCGAGAATTATTTCAGGACGTCTTTCGTCATGAGTATATGACTCAGAAGATTCGTGAGATCTACGCGAAAGTCGCTCATCATGCGAAAGCGATCCAGGCCCTGCAATGA
- a CDS encoding DUF2294 domain-containing protein, which translates to MTKPIIEPKTAGEIASAVCIAIARFEQDFMGRGPKDIHAHLVGDLLIVRLQGVLTAAEQQLIKTLPPGKGRDLLKEVRTQLIETARSQLEEMVEQTTGVASISLHHDISTKTGEEIVIFTLARAPVVRETRRR; encoded by the coding sequence ATGACCAAACCAATCATTGAGCCAAAAACCGCGGGAGAGATTGCTTCTGCCGTGTGTATTGCCATTGCCCGTTTTGAGCAGGATTTCATGGGCCGCGGACCTAAAGACATCCATGCGCATCTGGTGGGGGATCTGCTGATTGTTCGACTCCAGGGTGTTTTGACAGCTGCGGAACAACAATTGATCAAGACCTTACCCCCGGGAAAAGGTCGTGATCTGCTTAAAGAAGTGCGAACTCAACTGATTGAGACAGCCCGCTCGCAGTTGGAAGAGATGGTTGAACAAACCACTGGAGTGGCGTCAATCAGCCTGCATCACGATATCAGCACCAAGACTGGTGAAGAGATTGTGATCTTTACTCTGGCCCGGGCTCCCGTTGTCAGAGAGACACGCCGGCGCTGA